The proteins below are encoded in one region of Cytophagales bacterium:
- a CDS encoding urease accessory protein, which produces MTIPTLLFAAVIGFNHAFEADHVLAVGNIANRRTSFLEAIKDGLFWGLGHTSTILLVGCIIIIGKLTLNLSSFEYLEVLVGVTLVGLGIYRIGNLRKNQSDKKIVVPQNSKLAYSIGLLHGLAGSGAVVLIAMSEIESSSLSIIYMLLFGIGSIVGMTIVAALFKIPITANSGVRNKFQNGFVLLSGVLCIGYGFFMVYSFMGL; this is translated from the coding sequence ATGACCATACCTACCCTACTTTTTGCAGCTGTCATCGGATTTAACCACGCTTTTGAAGCGGATCATGTTCTAGCAGTGGGAAATATTGCTAACAGGAGAACGTCATTCTTAGAAGCAATCAAGGATGGACTCTTTTGGGGACTTGGACATACATCAACCATACTTTTAGTAGGATGCATCATCATCATAGGCAAACTCACCCTCAATTTGAGTTCATTTGAATATTTGGAAGTTTTGGTCGGGGTTACGCTTGTTGGATTAGGTATTTACCGCATTGGCAATCTAAGAAAAAATCAATCAGACAAGAAAATAGTAGTTCCCCAAAATAGTAAGCTGGCCTATTCTATTGGCCTGCTACATGGACTTGCCGGAAGTGGTGCTGTCGTACTTATTGCCATGTCGGAAATAGAATCCTCTTCACTTAGTATTATCTATATGCTTCTGTTTGGAATTGGCTCTATCGTAGGAATGACCATTGTAGCCGCTCTCTTCAAAATCCCGATTACCGCCAATAGTGGAGTAAGGAATAAGTTTCAAAATGGATTTGTTCTCTTATCAGGGGTGCTTTGCATTGGTTATGGTTTTTTCATGGTCTACAGCTTCATGGGATTATGA
- a CDS encoding bifunctional nuclease family protein, whose protein sequence is MKKIELNLIALTNSESHLGQFALVLEDIKMKRRMPITIGAPEAQSIAMVIEKMKPARPQTHDLFHSAIITLGASLEEVIIDEIVDDRYHSKIVLRIGEEKRSIDSRTSDAIALAVRFECPIYTFDSILDNTGFTVDTEGLPIDKRGSFINFPLSELEDLLEKVLKKEDYESASRIRDAINKKKLK, encoded by the coding sequence ATGAAGAAAATTGAATTGAACCTGATAGCATTGACCAATAGTGAAAGCCATCTGGGCCAATTTGCTTTGGTACTGGAGGACATTAAAATGAAACGGCGAATGCCCATTACAATAGGTGCTCCTGAAGCACAATCCATCGCTATGGTTATTGAAAAGATGAAGCCAGCCAGGCCTCAGACGCATGATCTGTTTCACAGTGCCATCATCACTCTTGGAGCATCATTGGAGGAAGTCATTATCGACGAAATTGTAGATGACAGGTATCATTCAAAAATCGTTTTGAGAATTGGAGAAGAGAAGCGTTCAATTGATTCTAGAACCTCAGATGCCATTGCTCTTGCTGTAAGGTTTGAATGTCCCATTTATACATTTGATTCTATTTTGGACAATACCGGATTCACTGTGGACACAGAAGGACTTCCCATAGATAAAAGAGGCTCTTTTATCAATTTCCCTCTAAGCGAACTGGAAGATCTGTTAGAAAAAGTATTAAAAAAAGAAGACTATGAGAGCGCCAGCAGAATCAGAGACGCTATCAATAAAAAGAAACTGAAGTGA
- a CDS encoding DUF4198 domain-containing protein, which yields MKRILFGFFLTLFLCSHDMYLKFNQYWLKPGTEGIIQLLNGTFDRSENVITRDRMLDVSLLSNNKRINVDTTSWYEKDSTTYLRINTDTPGTWVAGVSTRARTFGQSAEDFNDYLKHDGVLDMLELRRENGTLQDSAVEKYSKHVKTIFQVGDRLTDDYKTELGYPIEFILLRNPYDLHPGHDLPVKLLFEQKPLANQLVYVGHQAASHENTHDGHTHSHVLETDHQHDEMLQLRTDPQGIVSVPITDKGIWYLRTIHLVEVNTERLTHESNWATVTFGIGSGHAHDHDEDSHSHEEGISGYLYGLLSLLVIVGLYFWFNRK from the coding sequence ATGAAACGAATCCTTTTCGGCTTTTTTCTTACACTATTTTTGTGTAGCCATGACATGTACCTCAAGTTCAATCAGTACTGGCTAAAACCTGGAACAGAAGGTATCATTCAGCTTCTTAATGGCACATTTGACCGGAGCGAAAATGTGATCACACGGGACCGAATGCTTGATGTGAGCCTGCTCAGCAATAACAAACGGATTAATGTTGATACCACTTCATGGTATGAAAAAGACAGCACCACTTACCTGAGAATCAATACAGATACACCAGGAACATGGGTAGCAGGGGTCTCAACCAGGGCAAGAACCTTTGGCCAATCAGCAGAAGATTTCAATGACTACCTTAAACATGATGGTGTCTTGGACATGTTGGAATTACGAAGGGAAAATGGCACACTACAAGATTCCGCTGTTGAAAAATACTCAAAACATGTAAAGACCATCTTTCAGGTTGGTGATCGACTCACTGATGATTACAAAACGGAACTTGGCTATCCTATTGAGTTTATCCTTCTCAGAAATCCTTATGACCTGCATCCAGGTCATGACCTACCAGTCAAACTATTGTTTGAACAAAAACCTCTTGCCAATCAATTGGTATATGTTGGTCACCAGGCAGCATCACATGAAAACACGCATGATGGACATACACATTCTCATGTCCTTGAAACTGACCACCAACACGATGAAATGCTCCAGTTGAGGACAGACCCTCAGGGAATAGTAAGTGTTCCAATTACCGACAAAGGCATTTGGTACTTGCGAACGATACATCTGGTGGAAGTGAATACAGAGCGCCTTACTCATGAGTCAAACTGGGCAACGGTTACTTTTGGTATTGGCAGCGGTCACGCACATGATCATGACGAAGATTCACACAGCCATGAAGAGGGAATATCTGGCTACCTATATGGATTATTGAGCTTACTTGTTATTGTCGGATTATATTTTTGGTTTAATCGAAAGTAA
- a CDS encoding HupE/UreJ family protein → MRLKIILFLLAVLPFATFAHDVSGGDRALLESGGLLAYIWVGAKHMLTGYDHLLFLVGVIFHLKHFRDIVRFITAFTVGHSITLISATYLHIAVNEHLIDAIIGLSVLYKGFENLGLFQKLLKSNPPHLMWMVFLFGLIHGLGLSARLQSFAMDQEGLILKILSFNLGVELGQILALIPIVLIINYWRTKESFQPLFKAVNTYLILAGIALAIYQILQWGS, encoded by the coding sequence GTGCGTCTCAAAATCATTCTTTTCCTGTTAGCCGTCCTGCCTTTTGCAACTTTTGCCCACGATGTGTCCGGAGGTGATCGAGCGTTACTAGAGAGTGGAGGTCTACTAGCTTATATCTGGGTTGGCGCAAAGCACATGCTCACAGGATATGACCATCTGCTTTTCCTTGTGGGCGTCATTTTTCATCTCAAGCATTTCCGAGATATCGTTAGATTCATTACCGCTTTTACGGTCGGCCATAGCATAACGCTTATTTCAGCCACCTATTTACACATAGCCGTCAACGAGCATCTCATCGATGCAATTATAGGATTGAGTGTCCTTTACAAAGGTTTTGAAAACCTAGGGCTATTTCAAAAATTACTCAAATCAAACCCACCCCATTTAATGTGGATGGTGTTCCTATTTGGATTAATCCATGGACTAGGGTTATCAGCACGCTTACAATCATTTGCCATGGATCAGGAAGGTCTCATACTTAAGATTCTAAGTTTCAATCTGGGGGTGGAATTAGGCCAGATATTGGCATTGATCCCTATTGTACTGATCATTAATTATTGGCGGACCAAGGAAAGTTTCCAGCCATTATTTAAGGCGGTGAATACATACCTTATCCTGGCAGGTATTGCATTGGCCATTTACCAAATACTTCAGTGGGGTAGCTGA
- a CDS encoding (Fe-S)-binding protein, with protein sequence MAIVAQIAFILIAGFFGFLIYKRVTRIRKNIQMGRDQDIAPDPERWSNLILIAFGQKKMFKRIIPAIFHLFIYVGFVLINLEVLEIIIDGVTGSHRIFAPLLGSAYAPLISFFEVLAVLVLVACVVFLIRRNVMKVPRFTKPEMNGWPAMDGNLILVIEIVLMVAILSMNAADLVLQSRGADHYPVTGAFLVSSSMTGLFSGLGDGALVIVERAAWWFHIVGIFAFALYVTYSKHLHIFMAFPNTYFGKIQPKGQMDNMPEITNEVKMMLGMPAEGDQAPPPEGMKFGAKDINDLSWKNLMDAYSCTECGRCTSECPANLTGKKLSPRKVMMDTRDRMEEVGLSLDKGGKGLEDGKSLLGDFITKEEINACTNCNACVEACPVSINPLDIILQMRRYVAMEESGSPASWNSMFQNVETNFAPWKFSPQDRFNWAEELKDKA encoded by the coding sequence ATGGCTATCGTTGCACAAATCGCCTTCATTTTAATCGCTGGTTTCTTCGGATTCCTGATCTATAAACGCGTCACGCGGATTCGAAAAAACATTCAAATGGGAAGAGACCAGGACATTGCCCCGGATCCGGAGCGATGGTCTAACCTGATCCTCATTGCTTTTGGACAGAAGAAAATGTTCAAGCGCATCATTCCCGCTATTTTCCACCTCTTTATTTATGTGGGGTTTGTATTGATCAATTTGGAGGTACTGGAGATCATCATTGATGGTGTCACCGGTAGCCACCGGATCTTTGCTCCCTTGCTCGGTTCAGCCTACGCCCCGCTGATTTCCTTCTTTGAAGTGTTGGCTGTTTTGGTACTGGTGGCTTGTGTGGTCTTTTTGATCCGAAGGAACGTTATGAAAGTACCTAGGTTCACTAAACCTGAAATGAATGGCTGGCCGGCCATGGACGGAAATTTGATCCTTGTGATCGAGATTGTGCTGATGGTGGCGATCTTGTCGATGAATGCAGCGGATTTGGTGTTACAAAGTCGGGGAGCAGATCATTATCCGGTGACCGGAGCCTTTTTGGTCAGCAGTAGCATGACTGGACTATTTTCGGGATTGGGAGATGGAGCCCTTGTAATTGTGGAGCGGGCCGCCTGGTGGTTCCATATTGTAGGCATTTTCGCTTTTGCCCTTTATGTTACCTATTCCAAGCACCTGCACATTTTCATGGCTTTCCCTAACACATATTTCGGGAAAATTCAGCCAAAAGGCCAAATGGACAACATGCCTGAGATCACCAATGAGGTAAAAATGATGTTGGGTATGCCAGCCGAAGGAGATCAGGCACCACCCCCTGAAGGCATGAAATTCGGAGCGAAAGACATCAACGATCTGAGCTGGAAAAACCTGATGGATGCTTATTCCTGTACGGAATGTGGACGTTGTACCTCAGAATGCCCTGCGAACCTGACCGGTAAGAAATTGTCCCCTAGAAAAGTGATGATGGACACCCGGGACCGAATGGAAGAAGTCGGATTGTCGCTCGATAAAGGTGGAAAAGGTTTGGAGGATGGTAAGTCATTATTAGGTGACTTCATCACCAAAGAAGAGATCAATGCGTGTACCAATTGCAATGCTTGTGTAGAAGCTTGCCCGGTCAGCATCAATCCCCTGGACATCATTTTGCAGATGCGTCGATATGTTGCCATGGAAGAGTCTGGTTCGCCTGCTTCATGGAACTCCATGTTCCAAAATGTAGAAACCAATTTCGCACCATGGAAATTTTCGCCACAAGACCGCTTCAACTGGGCGGAAGAATTAAAAGATAAAGCTTAA
- a CDS encoding (Fe-S)-binding protein, producing MSEIIIPTASEFAAKGETPEVLFWVGCAGSYDDRYKSVTKAFVKILHHVGIKFAVLGPEETCTGDPARRAGNEFLFQMQAMANIQVLDGYGIKTIVTACPHCFNTLKNEYPDLGGNYDVIHHSTYLQQLIDSGKVSLKGGGTFKGKKITYHDSCFLGRANNVYEAPRKVLEALDAELVEMKRCRTKGLCCGAGGAQMFKDAEQGDKEINIERAEEALDTGASTIAVACPFCMTMMSDGVKNKEKEDQVQVRDLAELIAESVDA from the coding sequence ATGTCAGAGATCATTATTCCCACCGCATCAGAATTTGCCGCAAAAGGCGAGACCCCAGAAGTATTGTTTTGGGTAGGATGCGCGGGTTCGTATGACGACCGTTATAAAAGCGTTACCAAAGCCTTTGTGAAGATCTTGCACCATGTGGGCATCAAATTCGCGGTTTTAGGACCAGAAGAAACTTGTACGGGTGATCCGGCCCGACGTGCAGGAAATGAATTCCTGTTCCAAATGCAGGCCATGGCCAATATTCAGGTATTGGATGGCTACGGGATCAAAACCATTGTCACGGCTTGTCCACACTGTTTCAATACGCTGAAAAACGAATACCCTGATCTGGGTGGAAACTATGATGTAATCCATCACTCTACCTATTTACAGCAGCTGATCGATTCCGGAAAGGTGTCCCTGAAAGGAGGAGGAACTTTCAAGGGCAAGAAAATCACTTATCATGATTCTTGTTTCCTGGGACGTGCTAACAACGTCTATGAAGCCCCTCGAAAAGTGCTGGAAGCTTTGGACGCAGAGCTGGTAGAGATGAAGCGTTGCCGAACCAAAGGCTTGTGCTGTGGTGCTGGCGGAGCTCAGATGTTCAAAGATGCAGAGCAAGGAGACAAAGAAATCAACATCGAAAGAGCGGAAGAAGCCCTGGATACTGGTGCCAGTACCATTGCCGTAGCTTGTCCTTTCTGTATGACGATGATGAGCGATGGCGTGAAAAACAAGGAAAAAGAAGATCAGGTACAGGTCCGGGATTTGGCAGAGCTTATTGCCGAATCGGTAGACGCCTAA
- a CDS encoding OmpA family protein yields the protein MRIFALIMIVILSACGSLEKSMTKGDYDDVIRRYAETSPEKNDSEVNYQIAEAFRKSNRIAEAVPFYKTSIDQGHDDETAYFHYSKALKANQQYDEAEKVLQTYVKDGRNDQVMELADKELSNLNDVDDLTKKDNYYRVKNLEDINTPNAEYSPVYKNNYLYFTSNRDGGKIYRSTGTPFTDLYRIRTRGANVNLKTLEALDPLINDPTVNEGSITISPDGLSIIYAKGNTGKATGTNEVNLFFTRYRNGKWLEPRPLSINEGDSWDSTPILSNDGKTLYWSSTRPGGHGGADLYSAKLNRRGRWVDIRNMGPDINTPGNEMFPFVSQDGSLYFASDGHPGFGNLDIFKATRRRGHITVQNLGKPMNSHADDFAYFEFNLTRGFLASNRKGGKGDDDIYTFINDDPDLKIVNYYLTGTTVTKDDGGEKIIVSNTKVTLIGEDGTILDEAFTGEEGEFRFRVYGEENYKLLAEKTDYFTVRDNFSTVGKSVDRTKLTETITNVDFETEIPLERIVIEKPVVLENIYYDLDKSDIRSDAALVLDSLVTIMNDNPEIYIELGSHTDARQTDEYNLDLSWRRARSAVTYIINAGVDAARVTARGYGESELLIAEATTEEEHQRNRRTEFKVLRYNPRDREEDIPKDGERDEYDRFFFGDELLEDGKP from the coding sequence ATGAGGATTTTTGCCCTGATCATGATTGTGATCCTTTCTGCTTGCGGGTCGCTGGAAAAATCAATGACCAAAGGTGATTATGATGACGTCATTCGTCGTTATGCTGAAACATCACCAGAAAAGAATGATTCCGAAGTAAATTATCAGATTGCCGAAGCTTTCCGGAAATCCAATCGGATCGCGGAAGCAGTTCCGTTCTATAAAACTTCCATCGATCAGGGACACGATGATGAAACGGCTTATTTCCACTATTCCAAAGCCCTTAAAGCCAATCAGCAATACGATGAAGCGGAGAAAGTGCTTCAAACCTATGTGAAAGATGGTCGTAATGATCAGGTGATGGAATTGGCCGATAAGGAGCTGAGCAACCTCAATGATGTAGATGACCTGACCAAAAAAGACAATTATTACCGGGTCAAGAATTTGGAAGACATCAATACCCCAAATGCGGAATACTCTCCGGTCTATAAAAATAATTACCTCTATTTCACCTCCAATCGTGACGGAGGAAAAATCTATCGCAGTACAGGAACCCCGTTCACAGACTTGTACCGCATCAGAACCAGAGGTGCGAATGTGAACCTCAAAACCCTCGAAGCACTCGATCCGCTGATCAATGATCCTACGGTAAATGAAGGTTCTATTACGATCTCACCAGACGGTCTCTCCATTATCTATGCAAAAGGGAACACAGGAAAGGCTACTGGTACCAACGAAGTAAACCTTTTCTTTACGCGTTATAGAAATGGCAAATGGCTGGAGCCTAGACCTCTTTCTATTAACGAAGGAGATTCCTGGGATTCTACGCCTATTCTGAGCAATGATGGCAAAACATTGTATTGGTCTAGTACCAGGCCCGGTGGCCATGGTGGAGCAGATTTATACTCTGCAAAACTTAATCGCAGAGGTCGATGGGTAGACATCCGCAACATGGGTCCTGACATCAATACACCGGGGAATGAAATGTTTCCTTTTGTGTCACAAGATGGTAGTCTCTACTTTGCTTCAGATGGACATCCAGGGTTTGGAAATCTGGACATTTTCAAAGCCACCCGACGAAGAGGACATATCACCGTTCAGAACCTGGGCAAACCCATGAATTCGCATGCCGATGATTTCGCCTATTTCGAATTCAACCTGACTCGAGGATTCCTGGCCTCTAATCGAAAAGGAGGTAAAGGGGACGATGACATTTATACCTTCATCAATGATGATCCCGATTTGAAGATCGTCAATTACTACCTGACTGGTACAACCGTGACCAAAGACGATGGTGGTGAAAAGATCATTGTGTCGAATACAAAGGTGACGCTCATTGGAGAGGATGGCACCATACTCGATGAGGCCTTTACTGGTGAAGAGGGAGAATTCCGCTTCCGGGTATACGGTGAAGAAAACTACAAACTTTTGGCAGAGAAAACCGATTATTTCACAGTCCGAGACAATTTCTCAACCGTTGGTAAGTCTGTGGATCGCACAAAATTGACTGAAACCATTACAAATGTGGACTTTGAAACAGAGATCCCGCTAGAACGAATTGTAATTGAAAAACCAGTTGTGTTAGAGAACATCTACTACGACCTGGACAAGTCGGACATTCGATCAGATGCCGCATTAGTACTTGATAGCCTGGTGACAATCATGAACGATAATCCAGAGATTTATATTGAGCTGGGTTCTCACACAGATGCCCGACAAACTGACGAATATAACCTGGATCTTTCCTGGAGACGTGCCCGATCCGCAGTGACTTACATCATTAACGCTGGAGTGGATGCCGCGCGGGTAACTGCACGTGGTTACGGTGAGTCTGAGTTATTGATCGCAGAAGCTACTACAGAAGAAGAGCACCAGAGAAACCGTCGAACAGAGTTCAAGGTATTGCGCTACAATCCGCGGGACCGGGAGGAAGACATTCCTAAGGATGGCGAACGTGACGAGTATGACCGATTCTTCTTCGGAGACGAGCTACTGGAAGACGGTAAGCCTTAA
- a CDS encoding AIR synthase-related protein, with protein sequence MSGRYAQRGVSAQKEDVHAAISKIDKGLYPQAFCKIVPDHLTNSEEHCIVMHADGAGTKSSLAYAYWKETGDLSVWKGIAQDAIIMNVDDLLCVGAVDNILLSSTIGRNKQLIPGEVISAIINGTEEVLQMLRDNGIGITSTGGETADVGDLVRTIIVDSTVTARMKRADVISNDNIRPGDLIVGLSSYGKASYEMEYNGGMGSNGLTSARHDVFDHSYFDKYPETYDGSIAKDLIYSGNKQLTDAVEGSELDAGKLVLSPTRTYAPIIKQVLRELSGQIHGMVHCSGGAQTKVMHFIKDLKVIKDNLFEIPPLFQLIHEQSGTDWKEMYQVFNMGHRFEIYLPEDSADDIIEIAESFNVHAKIVGRVEAADKTSVEIHGKQGSFLYE encoded by the coding sequence ATGAGTGGTCGATATGCCCAGCGGGGAGTTTCCGCCCAAAAAGAAGATGTACACGCTGCGATCAGCAAAATCGACAAAGGCTTGTACCCACAGGCCTTTTGCAAGATCGTTCCTGACCACCTGACCAACAGTGAAGAACACTGCATCGTTATGCATGCGGATGGAGCAGGCACGAAATCCTCTCTTGCTTACGCTTACTGGAAAGAAACAGGTGATTTGAGTGTCTGGAAAGGCATTGCCCAAGATGCGATCATCATGAATGTGGATGATCTGTTGTGCGTAGGTGCCGTGGATAATATCCTCTTGTCAAGCACGATTGGCCGAAACAAGCAATTGATCCCCGGAGAGGTCATTTCGGCGATTATCAATGGTACCGAAGAAGTACTACAGATGTTGCGTGACAATGGTATTGGCATTACCTCAACCGGAGGTGAAACGGCGGATGTAGGTGACCTGGTGCGTACCATCATCGTGGATAGTACCGTCACAGCCCGGATGAAAAGAGCGGATGTGATCAGCAATGACAACATCCGTCCCGGTGACTTGATCGTTGGATTATCATCCTATGGGAAAGCTTCTTACGAAATGGAGTACAATGGCGGAATGGGCAGTAATGGTCTTACGTCAGCCCGACACGATGTATTTGATCACAGCTACTTCGATAAGTATCCTGAGACGTACGATGGATCAATCGCCAAAGACCTCATCTATTCTGGGAATAAGCAGTTGACTGATGCTGTTGAAGGATCTGAATTAGATGCTGGTAAACTGGTGCTTTCTCCAACAAGAACCTATGCACCAATCATCAAACAAGTTTTGAGGGAGCTCTCCGGTCAAATCCATGGGATGGTGCATTGTAGCGGAGGAGCACAAACCAAAGTGATGCACTTCATCAAAGACCTGAAAGTCATCAAGGATAACCTATTTGAAATTCCGCCACTGTTTCAATTGATTCATGAGCAAAGCGGAACCGATTGGAAAGAGATGTATCAGGTCTTCAACATGGGCCACCGCTTTGAGATCTACTTGCCCGAAGATTCTGCAGATGACATCATTGAGATCGCAGAAAGTTTCAATGTACATGCCAAAATCGTCGGCAGGGTAGAAGCCGCGGATAAAACCAGCGTAGAGATCCATGGCAAGCAAGGCAGCTTCTTGTATGAATAA
- a CDS encoding DUF1223 domain-containing protein, whose protein sequence is MRNPVIGSMYTSVFFLLLQFIAPVDETPAEKPFVIVELFTSEGCSSCPSADKLLSEIVDEQQSDVEVIGLSFHVDYWDYIGWKDPYARRAFTDRQRAYATKLRSYQVYTPQMVVNGKHEFVGSDRRTWARVLTTESSENPSFKYELGTITKSKDQLSFSVSTENQKDLLINVAIIERGLSQQVTRGENRGRKLSHDNVVRAYDIQPVSQKNLGLSIGIPTDLDESNSSLVVYFQKASNYEIVGAQQIALSSI, encoded by the coding sequence TTGAGGAATCCCGTTATTGGAAGTATGTATACTTCTGTCTTTTTTCTATTGCTGCAATTCATCGCTCCTGTTGATGAGACTCCCGCTGAAAAGCCATTTGTCATTGTTGAATTATTCACCTCCGAAGGATGCTCCAGCTGCCCATCGGCAGATAAGTTGCTTTCCGAAATTGTAGATGAACAACAATCGGATGTAGAAGTAATCGGTCTATCTTTTCACGTCGACTACTGGGATTACATCGGATGGAAAGATCCGTACGCACGCAGGGCATTTACGGACCGTCAAAGAGCCTATGCAACCAAGCTCAGAAGCTATCAGGTTTACACGCCACAGATGGTTGTAAATGGTAAACATGAGTTTGTTGGATCGGACCGACGAACCTGGGCAAGAGTGCTGACTACAGAAAGTAGCGAAAATCCATCATTCAAATACGAACTGGGCACAATTACTAAAAGTAAAGATCAATTGTCGTTTTCCGTAAGTACCGAAAATCAAAAAGACCTGTTGATAAATGTGGCTATTATAGAGCGAGGACTCTCCCAACAAGTGACACGTGGCGAAAACCGAGGCAGAAAATTGAGTCACGATAACGTGGTTCGCGCTTACGACATTCAACCTGTAAGCCAAAAGAACCTGGGCTTATCTATTGGTATTCCAACTGACCTGGATGAATCCAATAGTTCTTTAGTAGTGTATTTCCAGAAAGCCAGTAATTACGAAATAGTAGGCGCTCAGCAGATCGCACTTTCGAGCATTTAA
- a CDS encoding DUF456 domain-containing protein yields MTYVLIFLAFLLLAGGIVFSVLPPIPGPILSYLALICAHNSSPEAAFTNTTLIIWAIVVLLILIADYSLPVMATKKFGGTKAGIWGGIIGTVAGIIVPIPFGIILGPLCGAIIGDLIGGNRIQAAVKSGFGSFMGFILATSLKVLISVWIGVVILIRLGGFAYDALF; encoded by the coding sequence ATGACTTACGTCTTAATTTTCCTGGCATTTCTGCTCCTTGCAGGAGGGATCGTATTTTCGGTTTTGCCACCAATACCGGGTCCAATATTATCCTACCTCGCACTGATTTGTGCGCATAACAGTAGTCCTGAGGCTGCTTTTACGAATACTACTTTAATTATCTGGGCCATCGTCGTGCTGCTGATCCTTATTGCCGATTACTCCCTTCCCGTCATGGCCACCAAGAAATTTGGCGGCACGAAAGCAGGCATTTGGGGCGGTATAATTGGTACAGTTGCAGGGATCATTGTACCAATTCCATTCGGCATTATTCTAGGCCCACTTTGCGGTGCGATCATCGGTGATCTGATCGGTGGTAACCGCATTCAGGCAGCCGTGAAGTCAGGCTTTGGTTCCTTCATGGGATTTATACTCGCCACTAGCCTAAAGGTGCTTATCTCCGTCTGGATAGGCGTGGTAATCCTGATCCGCCTGGGTGGCTTTGCGTATGATGCGCTGTTTTAG
- a CDS encoding YraN family protein yields MSINKNFKDQFNAKKNAGTHGEDLAEAFLIDAGYEILERNFRHGKGEVDIISLLDNSLLVFVEVKLRKTGDFGEPEAFVSQQQSNRIIQVADHYIHAINWQRDIRFDVISIRSDTGEVKWFKDAFY; encoded by the coding sequence TTGTCTATAAATAAAAACTTTAAAGATCAGTTTAATGCTAAGAAAAATGCAGGAACCCATGGAGAAGACCTTGCAGAAGCATTTTTGATCGATGCTGGCTATGAAATCCTGGAACGAAACTTCCGACATGGAAAAGGTGAAGTGGACATCATCAGTCTTTTGGACAATTCTCTATTGGTCTTCGTAGAGGTAAAACTTCGGAAGACTGGGGATTTTGGAGAACCGGAAGCTTTTGTGTCCCAACAACAAAGCAATCGCATTATTCAAGTCGCCGATCACTACATCCACGCCATCAATTGGCAAAGAGACATCCGTTTCGATGTGATATCCATACGTTCAGATACGGGAGAGGTGAAGTGGTTTAAGGATGCTTTTTATTGA